The genomic segment TCGTAACATGGACGAATCCTACAGACAGTGATCTTGCCGGACTTACCTTGAGCTGGAAAAAAGGAGGCGGAGATGCAACGGATGTGCCGCTTACAAAAGACAAAACCGGCTATGAAATTTCCGGCATCCCTGCGGACGAAAGTACATACGCTATTACCGTTTCTGCAAAGGATGACGCCGGAAACGAAAGCGAACCGGCTTCGGTATCCGTTACCGCTTCGCTGGGGCCTTCCCTGACCGGCATCGAATTGAGCCGTACGCACCTTGTCTATAACGACACCGACCTCACGATAACGGCAACGCTTAAAGGAAACAATTTTGACCTTATCGCAAGTCAAAGCAACCCGACGGTAAAAGCCGGTATCTTTAAAGACAACGCTCTTCAAAGCACGCTGGTAGGCAGCCTTCAAAGCGCTACGGTAGATGCCCCGAACAATAAGGCAACGGTAATGCTTACCGCTCCGCACCTTTCTTCATACGAAGCGACTGTAGAAGGAGCAGTATACACGGTAAAGGTAAAACTGTGCGGAACATATCAAAGCGTAACCGAAACCTTTGTCATCTCCAAAGAAGCGCGTCTTACCACCCAGCCCAAATTGAGCGTAACACAGATAGCTTCAAGCGAGGTAACGTCTTCGAGTAAAACGCAAATCACGATCGAAGGCATCAATCTCGATATTGCAGGCGGCATCACCGTACAGCTCTATGACAGTAATGGAGCCGCTTACGGAAGCGCGGCGCCGATTGATACGTCGCATACGGGACGCGAGCTTACAACGCTTACGGCAGATATTCCCGTCCCATCGGAAGAAGGAGTGTTTACCGCGAAAGTGTTGTTCGGCGGAGTTATTCAAACATTATATTATGACGGTTCTTCCTACTATACAAATACCGTAACCCATCCGGCTATCCAAGTGTACGGCAGCCCGAAATTCACCTCGTTTACGATTCCCAATGCGGGTATTTCTAAAGAAGATGCCGCTGTAATGGCGGTCGTGAAGGGAGCGAATTTTAAAGCGCCGGGAATTAGTGCATCGGATTTTTCGGTAAGCTGCGCAACAGCTTTAATCACCGATAGCTCGGCGATTACGATTATAGACAATGCTACGCTGAAAGTGGGCCTTACCATACCGGGAACAGCGGACAACTACACGGTTACAGTAACTTGCGGAAGTGCAAGCATAGCAGGAACCTTTTCCGTCAAAGACTACACCGGCTGGACACCGGGGAAAATCGTGCTTGCGGATAAAACGCTTAAATCCAAAGATGAGTATACCGCGATAGACTCAAACAATCCTCCCGTCGCGATTATCTGCAGAGTGGACCGATATGGAGCAGCTCTGGGTATCGCCCTCCATAGAAGCCCGTCAGGTTTAAAATGGGCAAAGGATGGAAGTACCGGTTATAATACGATGTTTAAAGGTATAATCTGTACACCCCAAGGAAGCAATGCCTCAACGGAGACCTTTACCGGGGACATTGACGGAAGCGATAACTGGGATTATATATGCGGCATTGACCCTGAAGGGACGGTAAATGCAGCGGAAAACTATCCTGCCTTCCATTGGGTGAATCAGTATAATGCAGCGTATGCAGACAAGCTGGGCGGTACAAACTTTGCATGGTATATGCCCAGCCTTGCGGAGCTGTGCGGGGTGTATAGGAACCGTGAGGTAATCAATGAGAGCCTTGCAAAAATACACGGTCTGGAAAGCTCCTATGCCGATTCAAGTTTCGGTAACTCATGGTATTGGTCGTCGTCGCTGTTTGCTTCTCTCAATAGTAAGGACGCGTGGCTAGTCCATTTCTACAATGGCAGTGTGGACTTCAAGTACGTCAAGTTCAATTATAATCGTGTTTGTTGTCTGGCAGGTCTCTAACCGGTTAGGGGAAGACTTTTCTTTTTTTTCGATAAAAAGAAAAGTCTTCCCCTACGACCCCATCTAAAGAAAAACGGCGACTTAGGGCTCTGCCCTAAGAACCCGCTTACGAACCGCTCCGTATAGGGTGGGAACGATATAAAAGGAGTTTTTATGGCTATGGGTATTTGTTTGGACGAAGAGTTAAATGTTGCGTTAAAGTATATGTTTAGAAAAAAGCTGTTAGATGCAATCGCAAAGAACGACAAAGATTTGTTTAAAAACTGCGTAGAACAGATTGGAAAAGATTGGCATGTCAGCCGTACCGTCAAAAAGGTAGACCGACAGGTGTTTTATGAAGATATCTGGAGAAGCAGAGAAGATATCCTGTCAAATAAATATGAATGGAATAAATCAAAATATAATGCTTACAGCTACGAAAGCAAAATTTGCTTTTTAATTAATCCGCTGTATTATAAAGTCATTTATGATTCGCAAAATTCGGAAGCGCTTGCTCAGTATTATGAACGTATTGACCGATCGAAATGGCAAAAAAGTGTGGAACAATACTATAGTGAAACACTACACTTTGCTCCCCAAAAGGAATCGGATATAGACCGTATCTTTAGGGAAGATTTTAAGCTTTGGGCAAGCGGTAAAGAAAAAATCTGGCGCTTTATCGAGGATGGCAAAATTATCTATAAGCGGGGATTTACGGAGGAGGAAGCACAGAATAACTAAGCGTTATTGGTGTAGCGAATAAAACAGTAACGAATAGCCGGTCTTTGATGTGGCAAAATGGCAGAAAGCATTAAATGCTGTTATACTATTAGTATGAGCTTTCCACGCAGACTGCCGATTGGCGTACAGAGTTTTAAAGTATTACAGAATGACCATTATCTCTATGATAGATAAAACTGACTATCTTTTCCGATTAGTACAAGGCGGTCGTGTTTATTTTCTCAGCCGTCCGCGCCGTTTCGGTAAAAGTTTCTTTCTTTCAACCTTAGCAGCATATTTTCTCGGGCAAAAAGAGCTGTTCAAAGATCTCTCTATTGAAAAAGCGGAAGAGGAGCAAGCTGTACAAGAAAAGAGAACCGCTGTTTTTGTAAGATGCGTAATAATCCATTGCGATGGTATCTCCTTGGTAGTATTTTTGCTTAATCTATTTTGCCTAACCGGTTCCGCTTAGGCAAGGGGGATACCATCTCTCTTCTCTGTCCATCTATTTGCAAAAGTTCCCTTGATTTTTTCCCAATACGTGGTATAATTATACTAATAGGCCTAAGTGATTAGGTCATCTCTAAAAACTCGGTTAGATTTTTAGAGATGACCGACGAGTTTTTGTTTAAGTCTTTATGATATAATAACTTAAACAAAAATATCGCAAATTAAATCTAAGGAAAACCTCTAAAAACGGATTCGCAATCCGCGTTAGCGGATACGATAATTATTCCTTGCAGAACAAGCCGATAGGCTTGCAGTTTTTAGAGGTTCCCATTATTACAATGAAAGTAACGCGTATTTTTATTTTTGGTATTATATGTTTCGCTTCAGTATTCCTCGTTTTATGGTCGTCCGATAGCGGCAAAAATGACGCTTTCGACCATGGTGTGGGAGGCGGCACCTCTCTACCTGCTGAACTACCGGAAGAACATGAGGCGTCTTCTACTCCTCAGTCCTTGTATTATCGGGCATATTCGGTTAAACAAGGTGATATAGTTGGCACCATCGCTGCCGAATATGGGGTAAGTCAGGATGCGATTATCAGCCTTAATAAACTCAAAAATACGCGGACATTGCAAATCGGACAGATATTAAAGATTCCGTCGATAGACGGTATTTCCTATACGGTAAAAAAAGGCGATACGCCCGAAGCTATTGCCGATAAATACAAAATCTCCTTGGAAAAACTCGCAACAATAAATACGCTCACCGATAATACGATAGAAACAGCTTCCGTTATCTTTTTACCTGATGCCAAACTCGATTGGGCTACCTTGCAGGAAATCAACGGAGACCTTTTCCGAAGACCGCTGCATAGCAGTTATTATATCACTTCCCGTTACGGCTGGCGTGATAATCCGTTCCTGAACGGTCAGCGGAGTTTCCATAACGGTATGGATATGGCCGCTCCTAAGGGTACTGCCGTTTATGCGGCATTGAACGGACAAGTTATCGCGACCGGATACAGCACGGTATATGGAAATTATGTGATGATTCGCCATCATTCGGGATACCAGACGCTGTACGGACACCTTAATACGATCCTTACTTCCAAAGGTAGTTTTGTTTCCGTGTCTTCAAAGATTGGGACAGTTGGAAACACTGGAATGAGTACGGGGCCGCACCTTCATTTTACCGTTTATCGAAACGGAGCAACGCTTAACCCTGCCGGTCTATTAAATTAGCGTCACGCTATAAAACGATTGCAGCTTTCATAATAATTGACAGATGATCAATACAAAATCCCATAGAATCGGTTTTTATATTCTCATAGCCGTTGCCGTAGCGGCCGGTTGGATTGTCGCTTCGGGTATTGCGCTGTATATCCGCGGTGCGCAATTACTGACTATCCTGCCGGGGGAACAAGCTCGACAGGACGCAGCTTTCGGCGCAGATATAACCGCTGCTCGTGATTTCCTCGGAAATGAAGCTCGCAGATCTTTTCACACTCCTCCTTTATTACATCTTGCACCTTGTACGCAAGGTATTCCGCAACCGGCTGCAATAAGCGCTCGTTCCGCTGTTGTGATGGACGCTGCGAGCGGAGCTCTTTTATTCGAAAAAAATCCCGATCAAAGTATTCCTCCTGCCTCATTAACAAAATTGGTTGCGATGTACACCGTGATGCTGGCTGTTGAGCGGGGAGAAATCAGCCTGACTGACACTATTATGCCGCCTGCAGAATCGTGGGCGGTAAATATTCCGCCGGGGTCATCGCTAATGTTTTTAGGAAAAAATCAGCGAGTAACCGTTGAAGAGCTGATGAGGGGTATGGCGGTTGTTTCCGGTAATGACGCGGCGGTGGCGCTTGCAATTCATACGGCAGGCTCTGTGGAGACCTTTGTTCGGCAGATGAATGAAGCCGTCGCGGCGCTCGGCTTGCAAAATACACACTTTGAAGATGCAAACGGTTTGAGCGAATATAACCGCACAACCGCCCGTGATTTTGCCCGTTTTTGTGCAGTGTATGTACGAAAATATCCCGATCACCTTGCGCAGTTTCACTCGCTGCGAGAACTTAGCTATCCGCAGCCGCATAATATGCTGAAACCGCAAGCAATTATCCGTCAGCCGGCGACGAATACGCTGTTGGGTAAACTGGACGGCTGCGACGGCATTAAGACAGGGTTTATTTATGAGTCCGGTTTTAATATTGCGCTTACCGCACAGCGGAACGGTGTCCGGTTTATTGCGATTATTTTAGGCGGCGCCGGTAAAAGTATGGCGGAAGGGAAGGCGCTACGGGAAGAAAACGGTAGCACATTGATGGAGTGGGCGTTTGCTCACTTTTCCACAAGATATGCACAGAACTTTCCGTTGGATATACCAGCTATTCCCGTTGTCGGGGCAAAAGAACAGGCTAACAAAACGGCGCTGCTGCCGTTGCCGGATGATCCGGGCGGAAATAACGGGGCTTTTACCGTTCCGTTTTCCGATGCGAAGTCAGGCGAAACCGTACCGAATACCGCAGAAATTCATTCGCGTGTACTCGTGCCCGGTGCGCTCGCCGCTCCCATTGCAGCAGGACAAAAAATCGGAAAGGTGCAATTCTTTACGGAAGATGAGGGGAAACCGCTGGTGCTTGCCGAATTTCCGCTTATTGCAAACAAAACCCTTGAAAAAGGGAGCGTCCTCCGTTGGAAATATGATAATCTTGCATTAAAATTGCATCGCTTTTTAAATCGTCGGTAAGGTGGAAAACTTTTTATATTAGGCATCGCTAAAAAACTCAGTGTTGAGAGCTGCCTTATTTATTTTATAGATAATTTTAGGAATACATATTTTGAAATACTTTATTGAAACGTATGGATGTCAAATGAACTTTGCCGAATCTGCGGCATTGGAACAGCTCTTGCGGGAACGCGGCTGGGAGGCAGCCGAAGATATACAGCACTGCAATTTGCTGATTGTGAATACCTGTTCGGTGCGGATAACCGCCGAAACCCGCGTATTCGGGCGGCTCGGTCTTTTTTCTGCGATGAAAAAGAAGCAGAATTTTACGATTGTCTTAATGGGCTGTATGGCACAGCGGTTACATGATCAGATAAAGGAAAAATTCCCACTACTTGATTATGTCGTCGGGATGTTTGAACGGGATCAATTTACGGCAATCTTCGATGCGGTGGAAAGGGAAACGCTTTGGGCCGGCACAAAGGAAGGTATCGCTGAGCTGACAGCGCTTAACCCACAGTCCAGCAATGAACAGCGCTATCATTTTTCCAAATGTTCGTATACCGAAGGGGCTTTTCAAAGCTTTGTTCCGATTATGAACGGCTGTAATAATTTTTGTACGTATTGCATTGTGCCGTATATCCGCGGGAGGGAAATTTCCCGTCCGGTTGGAAGCATTTTGGATGAGATTCGGTTTTTAAGCGGAAAGAATGTACGGGAAATTACGCTGTTGGGGCAGAATGTTAATTCATATCACGGAGTTGACCCTGCCACGGGAGCAGCGGTGAGTTTTCCGTCTTTGCTTCGTGCGGTTTCAGCGACGTGTGCCGAACAGGACGTTATTAAATGGATACGCTTTATTTCAAGTCATCCGAAAGATTTATCGGATGAGTTGATTGAGGTAATGGCGACGGATCCGCGGATATGTAAATCGCTGCATTTACCGGTACAAAACGGCTCCAACGAAATTCTTGCGCGAATGAACCGACGGTATACTGTTGAGCAATACCTTACTATTGTTGAAAAGCTCCGTAAACGGATACCGGATATTGTACTGACAACCGATATTTTAATCGGGTTTCCGGGAGAAACACAGCCAGACTTTGAAAAAACGCTCGAGTTGATGAGGACGGTGCAGTTTGATTCGGCTTTTATGTATCATTATAACCCGCGTGAAGGGACAAAAGCATACGATTTCCCTGACCGGATTCCCGATGTCGAGCGGATTAACCGGCTGCAACAGGTTATCGATTTACAGCAACGTATTACCGATCTTAAAATGCAGCAACGGGTTGGTTCAACTGTTATGATGTTGGTTGAATCGCAGTCGAGAAATAATCCCGATGAATTGTTCGGACATACCGAACAGGGGGAGATGACTGTGCTTGCGGAAAAGTGTGATCCGAAACATATTGGACATTTTATGAAAGTTCAATTACAATCCATAAAAGGGAAAACGTTTAGGGCTGTCCCTGTCATGTAGGGATTCTACGGGAGGATATAATGCCGGGAAAGTTATTGTATTTTATTCTTGTAATACTGATGCTTGCGCTGTTTATGGGGTTTAATCTATCAAATCATTGTGATATTTCCGTAATTTTTTACGTATTCAAAGATGTGCCGATTTTTTTAAGTATGTTGTTTGCATTTTTGTTTGGGAATATTGCGGTTTTGCCCTTTCTTATCAGCAGTCGTCATAAAATGAAGAAGGCTGAAAAGCAAGCGGCTTTGTACCATGATGTTGAAAAAGTTGAATTAAAACCTGAAAAACGCCGTTGGTTCGGGAAAAAGAAACATTCCGAAGAGAACGGGACGGCAAAGCAGGATGTGTGATTTCTGTTCCGGATTCAGAAAAATATATTTTTCTTTTATTATTATCGTCGGAGCGATGATAATACATGCCGGTGTGGAAGGCTTTGCAGAATCGGCTTTACAGCCTAGTGTCCAGACTTTAGCGCAAAAAGCCTTTGCACAAAAGACAGATGCGGCTGTTCGGCAGGTCTTTGAAAAGAATTTGGCAACACTCCCGAATGCGCAGGCAAAAGTTCAAGCGCTGATGCTGTTGGCAGATTATGAACAGCATAACGGGAATTATTCCAATGCGGCGGACTGTTACCGGCGGGCGGCTGAGTTCGTTACTACCGATCAAAAGACTGCGCTTTTATTGGATGCGGTTCGTGTGTTGCTCTGCGGCGGCAGCATGGATTCTGCCCGTAGCCTGTTAAGTGAAATTGCTGCCGCGTTACCGGTGAGCGACGAAGATCCTTATTACCGGAGAGCCGCAGTGTATGACACGTGGAGACTGCTCGCCGAAGACAGGGCTGATCGGGCGGTACCGCTTATCACCGCCTATACGAAGAAAAAAGCTTTTTCGGAATATCATCCTGCATTGCTGTTTACACTCTGGTGGGTCAACGGTGATGAGGATGCAAAGCAGCGGCTGCTGAAAGAGTACCCTGCCGGTATGGAAGCGGCGGCCGTCAATGGAACCGTTACAGTGCAACCGTCAACTTTTTGGTACTTAATGCCGAGAAGCGGACTTGCTCAGCAACCGGCTGCCGGCAGTTCAGCTTCTAAAACAAGCACATCCTCTAAAGCAAGAACCTCATCGGAAACGACAAAAGCTTCAGTACAATCGAGCGCTGCATCAAAAGCAGAGGCAGCTTCTACTCAATCCTCAAAACCGGCAGCGGTTTCCGAAACACAGGCTAAGCCTTCCTATTATCAGCTTGGATTTTATAAGACAAAAAAATATGCGGAAGCGCTTGCCGCCGATTTGCAAAAAAAACATTTTACTCCCATTATAAAAGAAGAAACGCGTCCCAGCGGTACTGTTTATTTTGCCGTACTTGTTAAAGAGAACGCTGCCGGAGATATGGGGCTCCGGTTAAAGGATGCCGGATATGAAGCCTTTCCGATTTTCCCATAGATTTTTCCTTTGGCCGTTTGCTGTATCGGTTGTTATTTCGTATTTTCTGTTGATCCTTTTGGGATGCGCTTCTGCCTCTGCCCATAAATACGACAGCTTGTTGCCTACCGATACTGCCGAAATGATCGAAGCGGTATTTTCTGCCGATGCACAAATGCAAGCGGAACAGATATTTCCGATCCCGATGAAGGAATACGATGATTCTATTTTACCGAATAACTATCTTGCCTTTACCGCGTATAAAGGACAGGCTCGTATTTATTTTTGGGCGCATGGACTTGCTTCTTTTGATTTGTACATCAATAACCGAAAAATTCCGACAAAATCTCTTTGTACGGATAAACCGATGTGCTTTGATGCATCGCCGTATATTCAAAACGGTAGAAATATGCTCTATATTGCGGCGCTTACTCCTGCCGGAAACGGTACGGCACAAGAACAACCTTCATTACAGGTAAAGATACCCTACCCTGTTATTCTGCCGCTTTCCAATTCGCAGGAGGCTTTAAAAAAACAACAGAAAGATGCACCGTATTCAACCGAAACGCTTGAAATAGTGGATCAGCTGCTGACTGCAGAAATGGAGGTGGGGTTTCCCGGCGCTCAACTTGTCATTATTAAAGACGGCATGATGATTAAGAACAGCGCTTACGGCACCATCAGTAGGGTTGACAGCGCAGGCAATCCGCTTGACGAAGTGATTCCTGTAACGGAAAAGACTTTATTTGATCTTGCAAGCAATACAAAGATGTATGCAGTTAATTTTGCC from the Treponema medium genome contains:
- a CDS encoding DUF4959 domain-containing protein: MSALFGWSCPKELFNTKDVLESGTPITGNSFEVSDNGKYSVGVQDNEGRREVKIIEITNIDKEPPAKVKSLSAVYTSGKIIVTWTNPTDSDLAGLTLSWKKGGGDATDVPLTKDKTGYEISGIPADESTYAITVSAKDDAGNESEPASVSVTASLGPSLTGIELSRTHLVYNDTDLTITATLKGNNFDLIASQSNPTVKAGIFKDNALQSTLVGSLQSATVDAPNNKATVMLTAPHLSSYEATVEGAVYTVKVKLCGTYQSVTETFVISKEARLTTQPKLSVTQIASSEVTSSSKTQITIEGINLDIAGGITVQLYDSNGAAYGSAAPIDTSHTGRELTTLTADIPVPSEEGVFTAKVLFGGVIQTLYYDGSSYYTNTVTHPAIQVYGSPKFTSFTIPNAGISKEDAAVMAVVKGANFKAPGISASDFSVSCATALITDSSAITIIDNATLKVGLTIPGTADNYTVTVTCGSASIAGTFSVKDYTGWTPGKIVLADKTLKSKDEYTAIDSNNPPVAIICRVDRYGAALGIALHRSPSGLKWAKDGSTGYNTMFKGIICTPQGSNASTETFTGDIDGSDNWDYICGIDPEGTVNAAENYPAFHWVNQYNAAYADKLGGTNFAWYMPSLAELCGVYRNREVINESLAKIHGLESSYADSSFGNSWYWSSSLFASLNSKDAWLVHFYNGSVDFKYVKFNYNRVCCLAGL
- a CDS encoding M23 family metallopeptidase; amino-acid sequence: MKVTRIFIFGIICFASVFLVLWSSDSGKNDAFDHGVGGGTSLPAELPEEHEASSTPQSLYYRAYSVKQGDIVGTIAAEYGVSQDAIISLNKLKNTRTLQIGQILKIPSIDGISYTVKKGDTPEAIADKYKISLEKLATINTLTDNTIETASVIFLPDAKLDWATLQEINGDLFRRPLHSSYYITSRYGWRDNPFLNGQRSFHNGMDMAAPKGTAVYAALNGQVIATGYSTVYGNYVMIRHHSGYQTLYGHLNTILTSKGSFVSVSSKIGTVGNTGMSTGPHLHFTVYRNGATLNPAGLLN
- a CDS encoding D-alanyl-D-alanine carboxypeptidase family protein codes for the protein MINTKSHRIGFYILIAVAVAAGWIVASGIALYIRGAQLLTILPGEQARQDAAFGADITAARDFLGNEARRSFHTPPLLHLAPCTQGIPQPAAISARSAVVMDAASGALLFEKNPDQSIPPASLTKLVAMYTVMLAVERGEISLTDTIMPPAESWAVNIPPGSSLMFLGKNQRVTVEELMRGMAVVSGNDAAVALAIHTAGSVETFVRQMNEAVAALGLQNTHFEDANGLSEYNRTTARDFARFCAVYVRKYPDHLAQFHSLRELSYPQPHNMLKPQAIIRQPATNTLLGKLDGCDGIKTGFIYESGFNIALTAQRNGVRFIAIILGGAGKSMAEGKALREENGSTLMEWAFAHFSTRYAQNFPLDIPAIPVVGAKEQANKTALLPLPDDPGGNNGAFTVPFSDAKSGETVPNTAEIHSRVLVPGALAAPIAAGQKIGKVQFFTEDEGKPLVLAEFPLIANKTLEKGSVLRWKYDNLALKLHRFLNRR
- the miaB gene encoding tRNA (N6-isopentenyl adenosine(37)-C2)-methylthiotransferase MiaB, which encodes MKYFIETYGCQMNFAESAALEQLLRERGWEAAEDIQHCNLLIVNTCSVRITAETRVFGRLGLFSAMKKKQNFTIVLMGCMAQRLHDQIKEKFPLLDYVVGMFERDQFTAIFDAVERETLWAGTKEGIAELTALNPQSSNEQRYHFSKCSYTEGAFQSFVPIMNGCNNFCTYCIVPYIRGREISRPVGSILDEIRFLSGKNVREITLLGQNVNSYHGVDPATGAAVSFPSLLRAVSATCAEQDVIKWIRFISSHPKDLSDELIEVMATDPRICKSLHLPVQNGSNEILARMNRRYTVEQYLTIVEKLRKRIPDIVLTTDILIGFPGETQPDFEKTLELMRTVQFDSAFMYHYNPREGTKAYDFPDRIPDVERINRLQQVIDLQQRITDLKMQQRVGSTVMMLVESQSRNNPDELFGHTEQGEMTVLAEKCDPKHIGHFMKVQLQSIKGKTFRAVPVM
- a CDS encoding SPOR domain-containing protein, whose product is MIIHAGVEGFAESALQPSVQTLAQKAFAQKTDAAVRQVFEKNLATLPNAQAKVQALMLLADYEQHNGNYSNAADCYRRAAEFVTTDQKTALLLDAVRVLLCGGSMDSARSLLSEIAAALPVSDEDPYYRRAAVYDTWRLLAEDRADRAVPLITAYTKKKAFSEYHPALLFTLWWVNGDEDAKQRLLKEYPAGMEAAAVNGTVTVQPSTFWYLMPRSGLAQQPAAGSSASKTSTSSKARTSSETTKASVQSSAASKAEAASTQSSKPAAVSETQAKPSYYQLGFYKTKKYAEALAADLQKKHFTPIIKEETRPSGTVYFAVLVKENAAGDMGLRLKDAGYEAFPIFP